In Chitinophagales bacterium, one DNA window encodes the following:
- a CDS encoding PKD domain-containing protein, translated as MKKLISCSFLLATLLNMTACNKEKVTELPVPPAAAFDVQTTSDPNRLLLVDQTPGAFLHKWDLGNGEKADSSVVTAYYPYQGTYTVTLQSFNAGGFGTASKQVTIDQDDPNACFGNLQLLTSCSTKTWVLEPAAGALKVGPDADFTTVWYQTGLSDVGVRSCMFNDEYSFSLDGTFSYDNKGDFWADTDNSGNVTPADLGCAPGCQPSSAWPPQYSDWNSNINSFVVNETELTLSGPGVFLALYKVANGMEVTTPQSSITYQIKELTESRLVVLINFGPGFWQFTFVPK; from the coding sequence ATGAAAAAACTGATTTCCTGCAGCTTCCTGCTTGCAACCCTGCTCAACATGACCGCATGCAATAAAGAAAAAGTTACCGAATTGCCTGTTCCGCCAGCCGCTGCCTTTGACGTACAGACTACCAGTGATCCTAACAGGTTGTTATTGGTGGATCAGACACCGGGCGCTTTCCTGCATAAATGGGATCTGGGCAATGGTGAAAAAGCGGATTCATCCGTAGTGACCGCTTACTATCCTTACCAGGGAACATACACAGTTACATTACAGTCATTCAATGCCGGTGGCTTTGGAACTGCTTCCAAACAGGTAACGATTGACCAGGATGATCCCAATGCATGCTTTGGCAATCTCCAGTTGCTCACCTCCTGCAGCACCAAAACATGGGTACTTGAACCGGCGGCAGGCGCACTGAAAGTGGGGCCGGATGCAGACTTCACAACGGTATGGTATCAGACCGGCCTCTCTGATGTCGGCGTCCGCAGCTGCATGTTTAACGATGAGTACAGCTTCAGCTTAGACGGAACTTTTTCTTATGACAACAAAGGTGATTTTTGGGCCGACACTGATAACTCCGGCAATGTTACACCTGCAGATTTAGGATGCGCTCCTGGATGCCAGCCATCATCTGCATGGCCGCCTCAATACAGCGACTGGAACTCCAACATCAACAGTTTCGTCGTTAATGAAACGGAACTGACCCTCAGCGGGCCGGGTGTGTTTTTAGCGCTGTACAAAGTAGCCAACGGGATGGAAGTAACAACACCTCAGAGCAGCATCACCTATCAGATCAAAGAATTAACAGAAAGCAGACTCGTGGTGCTTATTAATTTTGGTCCTGGCTTCTGGCAATTCACTTTCGTTCCCAAATAG
- a CDS encoding RagB/SusD family nutrient uptake outer membrane protein, with amino-acid sequence MKYLNNKILMFSLVILSLMSCSKSFLELEPIGTQLESNFYQTDEEIFEGVVAVYDVTQWGGTNGWTMKLGLLNAASDDCYAGGSDASDQPNWVAWDNFTLDPFLGPQRGLWNKNYTGIYRANLILEKMENPDIKDLTPEKKARYIAEVKFLRAYFYFDQVRLFGNIPLITKTLGADEIYNQKQTTPAAIYAQIEADLQAAVNESQLPETVSPDELGRITKGAAKALLGKVILFQNDNARMAEAAALLEDVITSGIYALESNYADIFKPDNKFGVESVYEIVHSDNQHGGYENFNNFTEGNYNVQFFGIRDFVGPDYANGWSFCPITEDLVDFMKDDPRFAATIIDGNALKNAGASYTASYQNTDYFINKYAPLQEFKATSGEPALNWGYNIKEIRLADVMLMAAEAFARSGDEGKAKFYLNQVRNRVGLPDRVSSGAALLDDIATERRLELATEGLRFWDLIRTNKAVTVLGPLGFQPNKHEYLPIPQQEIDISQGAMVQNQGY; translated from the coding sequence ATGAAATATCTCAATAACAAAATCCTGATGTTCTCCCTGGTGATACTTTCGCTGATGTCTTGCAGCAAAAGTTTCCTGGAGCTGGAACCTATCGGCACACAGCTCGAATCCAATTTCTACCAGACGGATGAAGAGATTTTTGAAGGTGTTGTGGCAGTGTATGATGTAACACAATGGGGCGGCACCAATGGCTGGACCATGAAACTGGGATTACTCAACGCCGCCTCCGACGATTGCTATGCAGGAGGCAGCGATGCATCGGATCAGCCAAACTGGGTGGCCTGGGACAACTTCACGCTCGATCCGTTTCTCGGGCCCCAGCGTGGATTATGGAATAAAAATTACACAGGCATTTACCGCGCCAACCTGATACTGGAAAAAATGGAAAATCCTGATATCAAGGACCTGACACCGGAGAAAAAGGCGCGCTACATCGCCGAAGTGAAATTCCTGCGAGCTTATTTTTACTTCGACCAGGTGCGGCTGTTTGGCAACATTCCGCTCATCACAAAAACGCTGGGTGCGGATGAAATATATAATCAAAAGCAGACCACGCCGGCAGCTATTTATGCGCAGATTGAAGCCGACTTGCAGGCTGCAGTGAATGAATCGCAGCTTCCCGAAACAGTTTCTCCTGATGAACTCGGGCGCATCACCAAAGGCGCGGCTAAAGCCCTGCTCGGAAAAGTAATATTGTTTCAAAATGATAATGCAAGGATGGCAGAGGCGGCTGCTTTACTCGAAGATGTCATCACTTCCGGCATCTATGCGCTGGAATCCAACTATGCCGACATCTTCAAACCGGATAATAAATTCGGTGTTGAGTCTGTTTATGAAATTGTTCACTCCGATAATCAACATGGCGGCTACGAAAACTTTAACAATTTCACGGAAGGAAATTATAATGTTCAGTTTTTCGGTATCCGCGATTTTGTAGGACCTGATTATGCAAACGGTTGGAGCTTTTGCCCGATCACCGAAGACCTCGTTGATTTTATGAAAGATGATCCTCGTTTTGCCGCAACCATTATTGACGGCAACGCATTAAAAAATGCCGGTGCATCCTATACGGCAAGTTATCAGAATACGGATTACTTTATTAACAAGTATGCGCCGCTGCAGGAGTTTAAAGCCACGTCCGGTGAGCCTGCTCTCAACTGGGGATACAATATCAAAGAGATCCGGTTGGCGGATGTGATGCTGATGGCTGCAGAAGCTTTTGCCAGGTCGGGCGACGAAGGAAAAGCAAAATTCTACCTGAACCAGGTTCGAAACCGTGTTGGCTTGCCCGACAGGGTTTCCAGCGGTGCTGCATTACTCGATGATATTGCCACAGAACGCCGCCTCGAACTGGCCACAGAAGGGTTGCGCTTTTGGGATCTGATCAGGACCAATAAAGCAGTGACGGTTTTAGGACCACTTGGATTCCAGCCTAACAAGCATGAATATTTACCAATCCCCCAGCAGGAAATTGATATCTCGCAGGGAGCAATGGTTCAAAACCAGGGTTACTAA
- a CDS encoding family 16 glycosylhydrolase → MKNMLLVLSLFICASCGDKNTEAPLPTLPTVSINSVTLFEGDAVATFPFKINLSKATDKDVTVNFMTKDNTALAGIDYEMQNGSITIPANSTEATISIVVIGDTVKQPDKQFDVVLSDPVNATLNTDKGTGTIRNDDTYVYVPLDGYITPESYAGYVSLWKDEFSGTAIDNTIWGYDIGNNGWGNNESQYYTNSPNNSFVSNGNLVIEARKENYQGSEYTSARLLTKNKQSFTFGRVDIRAVLPKGQGIWPALWMLGSKIDQTGWPNCGEIDIMEIIGSLPAEVNGTIHFGPQGATQSTKLTGTYTLPSGDFSEKYHVFSLVWSEDNIQILVDDISYFQATKAQVGAIYPFNEPFFVIFNIAVGGNWPGYPDATTIFPQQMLVDYIRVFQKI, encoded by the coding sequence ATGAAAAACATGTTGCTCGTCCTTTCTTTGTTCATCTGCGCTTCTTGCGGCGACAAGAATACAGAGGCCCCACTCCCGACATTGCCTACCGTTTCTATTAACAGTGTCACGCTCTTCGAAGGAGATGCCGTCGCCACCTTTCCTTTTAAAATAAACTTAAGCAAGGCAACCGACAAAGATGTTACTGTAAATTTTATGACGAAAGACAATACCGCCTTAGCAGGAATAGATTACGAGATGCAGAATGGCAGCATAACGATTCCTGCCAACAGCACGGAAGCCACCATCAGTATTGTGGTGATTGGAGATACGGTGAAGCAGCCCGATAAACAATTTGACGTGGTACTGTCCGATCCTGTAAACGCCACACTTAATACAGATAAAGGAACCGGAACCATCCGTAACGATGACACTTATGTGTATGTGCCGCTTGACGGTTATATCACACCCGAAAGCTATGCGGGTTATGTCAGTCTCTGGAAAGATGAATTCAGCGGCACAGCCATTGATAATACAATCTGGGGTTACGACATCGGTAACAACGGATGGGGAAACAATGAGTCACAGTATTACACTAATAGCCCAAACAACTCATTTGTTTCCAATGGTAACCTGGTGATAGAAGCAAGAAAAGAAAATTACCAGGGCAGTGAATATACTTCAGCAAGGCTGCTTACAAAAAACAAGCAATCGTTCACATTTGGCAGAGTTGATATACGTGCCGTTCTACCCAAAGGGCAAGGCATCTGGCCTGCACTGTGGATGCTGGGTTCAAAGATTGATCAGACAGGATGGCCCAATTGCGGTGAGATTGATATCATGGAAATTATCGGAAGCCTGCCGGCTGAAGTTAACGGAACCATTCATTTCGGACCGCAGGGCGCTACACAAAGCACAAAGCTGACAGGCACCTACACATTGCCCTCAGGTGATTTCTCTGAAAAGTATCATGTGTTTTCACTGGTATGGTCAGAGGATAATATTCAGATACTGGTGGATGACATCTCCTACTTCCAGGCTACCAAGGCACAGGTTGGTGCCATTTATCCATTCAATGAACCCTTCTTTGTCATTTTCAACATTGCAGTCGGTGGCAACTGGCCTGGCTACCCGGATGCTACAACAATTTTCCCGCAGCAAATGCTGGTAGATTACATCAGAGTATTTCAGAAAATATAA
- a CDS encoding T9SS type A sorting domain-containing protein, whose product MKKITLIIFLFAGSFVRAQSLPIDFESAVATADFINFDGGTATVIANPQSSGSNTSSTVAQIIRNGGQVWAGSKLILDNNLDFSTAGIITMKVFTAAPVGTIVKLKLENGTGSAEFDVPTTVANQWETLSWNFSGQPAIYNNLVFMFDFGNVGNGSAGSVFLFDDIQQLYTGAQIDLPVNFEGSTTNYSTTDFGGNVSALSADPVNAGNTVVKVIKTAGAATWAGTTIGTPAGFATNIPLTLIDSKMNVRVWSPAAGTPIRLKVEDANDPTHTCETEVNTTVTANWETLVFDFLNQAPGTELLSVGLSMGWYYNMASLFFNFGTDGTAAGEKTYYFDDVAFGESPVGLHDPATERIVVYPNPSNSSWIISSGEKISSIAIYDAMGKEVYNVSPGSREVIIDASAYATGIYLLRMNTTSGSGNIKLLKD is encoded by the coding sequence ATGAAAAAAATTACGCTGATTATTTTTCTGTTTGCCGGATCATTTGTCCGCGCACAATCATTGCCCATCGACTTTGAGTCAGCCGTCGCTACAGCCGACTTTATCAATTTTGATGGTGGAACTGCCACCGTCATTGCAAATCCTCAATCTTCGGGTAGTAACACCAGTTCAACTGTTGCACAAATCATCCGTAACGGAGGTCAGGTTTGGGCAGGCAGCAAGCTGATCCTGGATAACAATCTTGATTTTTCAACTGCCGGCATCATCACGATGAAAGTGTTTACCGCTGCTCCTGTTGGAACGATTGTAAAATTGAAGTTGGAGAACGGTACCGGCTCAGCAGAGTTTGATGTACCAACAACAGTGGCGAATCAATGGGAAACTTTGTCGTGGAATTTCTCTGGGCAGCCGGCGATTTACAACAACCTGGTTTTTATGTTTGACTTTGGCAATGTAGGCAATGGTTCAGCCGGCTCCGTTTTTCTGTTCGATGATATTCAACAGCTGTATACCGGCGCGCAGATTGATTTACCGGTTAACTTTGAAGGAAGCACCACCAATTACAGCACTACAGATTTTGGAGGCAATGTGTCCGCACTGTCAGCGGATCCGGTTAATGCCGGCAATACAGTGGTGAAGGTGATAAAAACAGCAGGCGCTGCCACATGGGCCGGCACTACCATTGGCACACCGGCAGGCTTCGCCACCAATATTCCATTAACACTAATAGACAGTAAGATGAACGTTCGCGTATGGTCGCCGGCTGCCGGTACGCCGATTCGACTGAAAGTAGAGGATGCCAATGATCCGACACACACCTGCGAAACTGAAGTGAATACCACTGTAACGGCCAATTGGGAAACACTGGTTTTTGATTTTCTTAACCAGGCACCAGGAACTGAATTACTCAGTGTGGGCCTGAGCATGGGCTGGTACTACAATATGGCTTCTCTGTTTTTTAATTTTGGAACTGATGGCACTGCGGCCGGTGAAAAGACTTATTATTTTGATGATGTGGCATTTGGTGAATCGCCGGTTGGGCTTCATGATCCTGCAACTGAAAGAATCGTTGTTTATCCTAATCCTTCCAATAGCAGTTGGATCATTTCCTCCGGTGAAAAAATTTCTTCAATAGCAATTTATGATGCAATGGGTAAAGAGGTTTACAATGTAAGTCCGGGCAGCCGCGAAGTAATCATTGATGCATCAGCATACGCAACAGGAATCTACCTGCTGAGAATGAACACTACATCAGGATCCGGAAATATTAAACTGTTGAAAGACTGA
- a CDS encoding M4 family metallopeptidase gives MKRTLMTTCFILLLMMQGIRAQQLQRTDLLNKKFSRYLHPDSRQGWIEFRDDAPYTAANIFNEQPDLIGLRSNLDEMRVMNEHTDPAGNVHFRYGQYYKGVRVEMVEQLVHEKKGRAYLANGDFIADLDMNVQPAIDASTAVATALKAVPAERYLWENAVSEADYKIKKNDPNATLQPKAELLIVKADTKGEKSADNYVLAYRVAVFAEKPWTAKYVYIDAESGALLRSRSLDVFCSNGTAQTTFNGTQTVQTKFTVAACDYDGDTEIAYFSWDDCNPDTEIKSWFADSFTGDDYFKCDADNNWTATGSSKMTMTSLWSTKKAYNYYLNVHGHESFDGSDGLIDVFSNRKYTNTDGTQHCHNANFTNIIDNLNFGAGWDCSSGTTDDFNTVDIVGHEYTHGVIEYAHFDALDYSDESGALNESFADIFGEMVENYVEGSIDWNVGGDKSDGGLRSFSDPKSQGQPDTYLGVNWESGSADNGGVHTNSGVQNHIFYLLAEGGSGTNDQGWEYNVTGIGWSDARDIAWQAMMSYLDGDDGYVTARNAWIQSAKDLFGSCSQQVISVGEAFMAAGITHYTAYNLASMCGTYATVASIDAAEEVRNASILFNNFLSDCNTTVNTGAVVTVESGSIISFHPGFTALSGSLFTALIDPCEKSDYNPGDLKTDHDNAAALNEPAADRVVSIYPNPAGNNTTIEFDWNDTQPLDLYVTDVTGRVMQWMLHDEQLETPHYKADVNTTEFPNGIYLCVLRSGDASYIQKLIVQH, from the coding sequence ATGAAAAGGACACTTATGACAACCTGCTTCATCCTGTTACTGATGATGCAGGGCATCCGGGCGCAGCAATTGCAGCGCACTGATTTACTCAACAAAAAATTCAGCCGTTATCTGCATCCTGACAGCAGGCAGGGCTGGATTGAATTCAGGGATGATGCACCTTACACTGCCGCTAATATCTTCAATGAACAGCCTGACCTGATTGGATTGCGCAGCAACCTTGATGAGATGCGCGTCATGAACGAACATACAGATCCGGCCGGCAATGTTCACTTCCGCTATGGGCAGTATTATAAGGGCGTGAGAGTGGAAATGGTGGAACAGCTTGTGCATGAAAAAAAGGGAAGGGCTTACCTGGCCAACGGCGATTTCATAGCTGACCTTGATATGAATGTGCAGCCTGCTATTGACGCATCAACCGCAGTTGCAACTGCCCTGAAAGCAGTGCCGGCAGAAAGATATCTCTGGGAAAACGCAGTAAGCGAAGCAGATTATAAAATAAAAAAGAATGATCCCAATGCCACGTTGCAACCGAAAGCCGAATTGCTGATTGTGAAAGCGGATACCAAAGGCGAAAAGTCCGCGGACAATTATGTACTGGCGTATCGTGTGGCGGTATTTGCCGAAAAGCCATGGACAGCGAAGTATGTTTACATCGATGCGGAATCCGGTGCATTACTCCGGTCCCGCTCACTGGATGTGTTTTGTTCAAACGGTACAGCGCAAACCACCTTCAACGGCACGCAAACCGTGCAGACTAAATTCACAGTTGCTGCCTGTGATTATGATGGTGATACGGAAATTGCCTATTTCTCCTGGGACGATTGTAATCCGGATACGGAAATAAAAAGCTGGTTTGCCGATTCTTTTACCGGTGATGATTACTTCAAATGTGACGCCGACAACAATTGGACAGCGACGGGCAGCAGCAAGATGACAATGACTTCTTTATGGTCAACCAAGAAGGCATATAATTATTACCTGAATGTTCACGGCCATGAGAGCTTTGATGGCAGTGATGGATTGATTGACGTTTTCAGTAACCGGAAATACACCAACACGGATGGCACGCAACACTGTCATAATGCCAACTTCACCAACATCATCGACAACCTGAATTTTGGCGCCGGATGGGATTGTTCATCTGGTACTACAGATGACTTCAACACAGTCGATATCGTTGGGCATGAATACACGCATGGCGTTATTGAGTATGCGCATTTTGATGCTTTGGATTATTCAGATGAGTCCGGAGCGCTGAACGAATCATTTGCTGATATTTTTGGTGAAATGGTGGAGAACTATGTGGAAGGTTCTATTGACTGGAATGTTGGCGGTGATAAATCAGATGGCGGCCTGCGCTCTTTTTCCGATCCCAAGTCACAGGGACAACCGGATACCTACCTGGGTGTGAACTGGGAGAGTGGCAGTGCTGATAACGGCGGCGTGCATACCAACAGCGGCGTGCAGAACCATATCTTCTATCTCCTGGCTGAAGGAGGAAGCGGCACCAATGATCAGGGCTGGGAGTACAACGTAACAGGTATCGGATGGTCCGATGCACGTGATATTGCATGGCAGGCAATGATGAGCTACCTGGATGGCGATGATGGATATGTCACGGCACGCAATGCATGGATTCAGTCGGCTAAGGATTTATTTGGCAGCTGCTCGCAGCAGGTGATTTCAGTAGGAGAAGCGTTTATGGCAGCCGGTATTACGCATTACACTGCCTATAACCTTGCTTCCATGTGCGGCACTTATGCCACCGTAGCATCCATTGATGCCGCCGAAGAAGTGCGCAATGCATCGATCCTGTTTAATAATTTTTTATCCGACTGCAATACTACGGTCAATACCGGAGCAGTTGTGACCGTGGAAAGCGGTAGCATCATTTCGTTCCATCCCGGATTCACGGCACTCAGCGGCAGCTTGTTTACCGCTTTGATTGATCCTTGTGAGAAAAGCGATTATAATCCGGGTGATCTCAAAACGGATCATGATAATGCAGCTGCGTTGAATGAACCTGCCGCCGACCGGGTAGTCAGCATCTATCCAAATCCGGCCGGCAACAATACAACAATTGAGTTTGACTGGAATGACACGCAACCGCTTGATTTGTATGTAACCGATGTAACAGGAAGGGTGATGCAATGGATGCTTCATGACGAGCAGCTTGAAACGCCTCATTATAAAGCTGATGTTAATACAACTGAATTTCCCAATGGCATATACCTGTGTGTTTTGAGATCAGGCGATGCCTCTTACATACAGAAGCTGATTGTACAACATTAG
- the bglX gene encoding beta-glucosidase BglX produces the protein MNYKKYTLHPGGLLLLLILCSGQRTPENKNPLTVSAKDEFIESLLSKMTLEEKCGQLNFVVGSILTGPAATADVNVSDYDEAIRKGRITGIFNTNGAKNIRHLQEVAVKESRLGIPLLIGADIIHGYKTITPIPLGEAASWDLAAIEKSARVAAIEASASGINWTFAPMADITHDARWGRIAEGAGEDPFLGGLIAAARVKGFQGNLKDANTIAACIKHFAAYGAPEGGRDYNTVDMSERRLRETYLPPYKAGLQAGAATIMTSFNELDGVPASGNPFLLKEVLRKEWNFEGLVVSDWQSIEEMISHGNVADRKEAGKLAIKTGVDMDMMADIYIKELPELVKNGSVDIVFVDNAVRRTLALKYDLGLFENPYQYGDEKREATEILSKENRAAALDIAKKSIVLLQNSSGILPLNKSVKSIALIGPLAEDKAEQNGCWAFFGEAKDVVSVAEGIKETAGANSKVMIAKGCDFYSSDTSGFREARKIAQQAEVIILAVGESAVMNGEAGSRSDIRLPGVQEQLVKAMMATGKQVIVCVFHGRPLDLSFLEDKSPSVLACWTLGSETGHAVAAVIFGDYNPSGRLPVSFPRSVGQVPVYYYTKQTGRPYSGAYNEPATERVYRSKYRDVENSPLFPFGYGLSYTTFKYETVEVDHSTINSDGIVTASVKVSNTGGRDGEEVVQLYIRDWVGSTTRPVRELKGFQKIMLKAGESKTVSFTINNEMLSFYRQDMTWGAEPGKFTVYIGENSATNNGHDFFLR, from the coding sequence ATGAATTATAAAAAATACACTTTGCATCCGGGTGGCTTGTTGCTCCTTTTAATATTGTGTTCAGGTCAGCGTACACCGGAAAATAAAAACCCGCTAACCGTTTCAGCAAAAGATGAGTTTATTGAATCGCTGCTTTCAAAAATGACATTGGAGGAAAAATGCGGCCAGTTAAATTTTGTTGTTGGCAGTATATTAACCGGTCCGGCCGCTACTGCTGATGTGAACGTGTCTGACTATGATGAAGCCATCCGCAAAGGAAGAATAACCGGCATATTCAATACCAACGGCGCTAAAAACATCCGTCATCTTCAGGAAGTGGCGGTGAAAGAATCGAGGCTTGGCATTCCATTACTCATCGGTGCCGACATCATTCATGGCTATAAAACGATTACTCCCATTCCGCTGGGCGAGGCGGCGAGCTGGGACCTTGCAGCCATCGAAAAGTCGGCCCGCGTTGCAGCCATTGAGGCCAGTGCTTCCGGCATCAACTGGACCTTTGCTCCCATGGCTGATATCACACATGATGCACGCTGGGGCCGTATTGCCGAGGGTGCAGGTGAAGATCCTTTTCTCGGCGGCCTGATTGCCGCCGCACGCGTAAAAGGTTTCCAGGGTAACCTGAAAGATGCGAATACAATTGCTGCTTGTATCAAACATTTTGCTGCCTATGGAGCGCCGGAAGGTGGCCGTGATTACAACACAGTTGATATGTCGGAAAGGCGGTTGCGCGAAACCTATCTGCCGCCCTACAAAGCGGGATTGCAGGCCGGTGCTGCTACCATCATGACTTCCTTCAATGAACTGGATGGAGTACCTGCATCAGGCAATCCATTCTTGTTAAAAGAAGTGCTGCGTAAGGAATGGAACTTTGAAGGCCTCGTGGTTTCTGACTGGCAGTCGATTGAAGAAATGATTTCACATGGAAATGTAGCCGACCGGAAAGAAGCTGGTAAACTGGCAATCAAAACAGGTGTGGATATGGACATGATGGCCGACATCTACATTAAGGAACTACCGGAACTGGTGAAGAACGGCAGTGTTGATATTGTGTTTGTCGATAACGCCGTGCGCCGCACACTGGCACTAAAGTATGACCTCGGATTGTTTGAAAATCCATATCAGTATGGCGATGAAAAAAGGGAAGCCACTGAAATTCTATCCAAGGAAAACCGGGCCGCTGCGCTTGACATTGCAAAAAAATCCATCGTGCTGCTGCAGAACTCATCCGGTATCCTGCCTTTGAACAAATCAGTTAAAAGCATTGCACTGATTGGTCCGCTGGCAGAAGATAAAGCCGAACAAAACGGCTGCTGGGCATTTTTTGGAGAAGCAAAAGATGTAGTATCAGTGGCTGAAGGCATAAAAGAAACAGCTGGTGCGAACAGCAAAGTCATGATTGCAAAAGGTTGCGACTTCTATAGCAGTGATACGAGCGGATTCCGTGAAGCAAGAAAAATTGCACAGCAGGCAGAGGTGATTATCCTTGCCGTTGGTGAGTCAGCGGTGATGAATGGCGAAGCCGGCAGCCGGTCAGATATCCGCCTTCCGGGCGTACAGGAACAACTCGTAAAGGCGATGATGGCTACGGGAAAACAAGTGATCGTATGTGTGTTTCATGGCCGGCCGCTCGACCTGAGCTTTTTAGAAGACAAGTCTCCGTCCGTGCTTGCCTGCTGGACACTCGGATCAGAAACAGGCCACGCCGTGGCAGCGGTGATTTTTGGAGATTACAATCCATCCGGAAGGTTACCGGTTTCATTTCCACGCAGCGTTGGCCAGGTGCCTGTTTACTATTACACCAAACAAACCGGCAGGCCTTATTCCGGAGCATACAATGAACCGGCTACTGAACGTGTCTACCGTTCAAAATACCGCGACGTGGAAAATTCACCGCTGTTTCCTTTTGGATATGGATTAAGCTATACCACTTTCAAATATGAAACGGTGGAAGTAGACCATTCAACAATAAACAGTGATGGTATTGTAACCGCTTCAGTGAAGGTCAGCAACACCGGAGGCCGCGATGGTGAAGAAGTGGTGCAACTGTATATCCGCGACTGGGTTGGCAGTACCACAAGGCCGGTGAGGGAGCTGAAAGGTTTTCAAAAAATAATGCTGAAAGCAGGAGAATCAAAAACCGTTTCCTTCACTATTAATAATGAAATGTTATCCTTTTACAGGCAGGATATGACGTGGGGTGCTGAACCGGGAAAATTCACTGTTTACATTGGAGAGAATTCCGCTACCAACAACGGGCATGATTTCTTTCTCCGGTAG
- a CDS encoding SRPBCC domain-containing protein, with product MRQDLKVEKSVLIKASRQKVWQCLTTPEIIKEYLFGTETVTDWLKGSEIVFHGEYNGQQYRDHGRILDNIPSEKLSYSYWSGFSGLEDKPENYSTITCTLTASGDGLTQLTWTQQGFANEEGHHHTESNMDAFLDHIKEIAER from the coding sequence ATGAGACAAGATCTTAAAGTTGAAAAATCTGTTTTGATAAAAGCTTCCCGTCAAAAGGTATGGCAATGCCTGACGACGCCGGAAATAATCAAGGAATATTTGTTTGGTACGGAAACAGTCACCGACTGGCTAAAGGGCAGTGAAATTGTTTTTCACGGAGAATACAATGGTCAGCAATACCGTGACCATGGACGGATTCTGGATAATATTCCCAGTGAAAAATTAAGCTATAGTTATTGGAGCGGCTTTTCCGGTCTTGAAGACAAACCGGAAAATTATTCAACCATCACCTGCACGCTCACTGCGTCGGGTGACGGGTTGACACAGTTAACCTGGACACAGCAGGGATTTGCCAATGAAGAGGGGCATCATCATACGGAATCGAATATGGATGCCTTTCTCGATCACATCAAAGAAATTGCCGAACGATGA